AGGCTAGTAAATCTATATTCCATTCAACTTGATTGttatctcattttatttttgtatcttTTCTGAACTATGGCCTAAATTTTTATCATCagatcatcttcttctttttttatcatTTCTCAAGTTATATTCATTTCTATAAGCATGCTTGTTGTGtttttcaaaatgtattactatttaatttgtataaaaGTAATGTCGCAATATGTGTCAAAATAACAAGTCGATACAAGTCAGTGATGCATTATTATCTTCAATCGTATACTTCAGCTTCATACAATTGTATCTCCAATCAACGTCAATTTGCTTAGCAACTTTCTCCATTAAATCTCTAAATGTTGCATACTGTTTCGCCATAATAGACTCTATTGTGTAATCAACATAACAATTATCTTCGTTCCATCACCCCGAATGCATGATTAGAAGACTAACGCTCCCCTAtctaattatattattaaaaaaaaaggtattCCAATAAGACAAAAAAAAGGATTCCAATCAGATACAAATACATTGTATTCCAAAATCATTAATATACAAATATTCAAAACCATTCaactatttattcaaaaaatcaGATTAGCAGACTAATTTTATTCAATAAAAAGAAGTTTTCAAATAAAAAGTACCTCAACGACATTGTAGTCCCAAACAAAGTGGATACAATCAATTTTTACCCCGAAatcattaatatataaatactcAATACGATTCAATAGTCGAATTGTAACCTTATTATACACTACATATTTGATTAGTATCCATAAGTTAAATTGTTTTTATTGTCATCCAATTTATATTCAAATTAGGATACAAATTTTGTATCTAAACAAAAATCAGATTTTGAGATGCATatcaaaatgtatatatattacattgtatttcaaaatttatataactCAACTAGTTCGTAatccaaaatcaatcaaaataCCAATTTCTAACAAAAACACGAAAAATGTAATTTGTATCCAATTTGTATTTCATTCACCACTAGTTTGTACTGAAAATCATACCAACACCAAAATTATCTAGCAAATAAGATTTCAAATCAAGTCTAAAAATACTTGACCAGAAAAAATCCGTCGATATCATGCATTCACAACGAATTGAATTCGGAACAACacattaaaatcatattttgaattcgaaacaaaatagaatttgaaacaaatttaatttcaaaataccAGAATGTTTTTAGAACGAATACGAACAGTCCGGATCAATCTTCTTTTTATAGCCACAAATTTTATCAAACGAATTgcatttacaaaaaaattgaagataGTTAATGGAGGACGAGGAAGAAGATTGAATCTCATTAATGGAGGAATAGATAAAACTGATAATTTAATTCGCTAAGTTGGATCTCCTAGTGAGTAACGTAAttaatatttatcatatttgaaAGATATTCTCCCATAAATTTTTTCAATATGGTTTTTAATTACTTGTattttataaagtaaaaaaatttacaaaaaatcttgaaatagcaaattaaattattattatttttaataaatattaaaatgtaGTTAGAGAGTCctattaaatactaaaatattgatgttttgaaaattttctctTGATTAATATGTCCTACATAATTACCCCTAAATGCTTAGGCCCATGCATGACAAAGCCCAAATATTAATGGACTTCTAAATTAACCAAAGGGCCCAAATAATGAAATGACCAATTACAAGCCTGTAAAACTCTAACATTATAACTCTAATTTCTCCTCATTTTCATCCACAAAGCGCACAAAAACCCTAGCTCCGCTTCACAACTCTGCCAAAATGCCGCCAAAGTTCGATCCATCTCAGGTTGTCGAAGTTTTCGTCCGAGTCACCGGAGGTGAAGTCGGAGCGGCGAGTTCACTCGCTCCAAAAATCGGTCCACTCGGTCTTTCTCCTAAGAAAATCGGTGAAGACATTGCTAAGGAAACTGCGAAGGACTGGAAGGGTCTTAGAGTCACCGTGAAACTCACCGTCCAAAACCGTCAAGCTAAGGTATCAGTTGTACCTTCCGCCGCGGCACTTGTGATCAAAGCTTTGAAGGAACCGGAACGTGACAGGAAGAAGACGAAGAATATCAAGCATAATGGAAATATCTCGCTTGATGATGTTATCGAGATTGCTAAGGTTATGCAGCCTAGATCTATGGCTAAGGATTTGAGTGGTACTGTGAAGGAAATTTTAGGCACTTGCGTATCTGTTGGTTGTACTGTCGATGGAAAGGATCCAAAGGATTTGCAGCAAGAGATTTCTGATGGAGATGTAGAGATTCCTGAGAATTGAAGAGCAGAAAAAGGGGGAATCGTGTTAAAAGTCGATTCCATTTGCAGGCGAAGGTTAAATTCTGAGTTTCTCTCAATATAATAGTTCTAAAATTTGGATTCATGTCGTTTTGTTTCTGAGAGGAATGTTATCAAATGATACTTTTCATATCATATTGTGATGAAAAAATTGTTGATTTCATTTCGCATTATTAGAATTTGGATGATCATCTATATCTAAATTTAGCCTGAATTTTGTTTCGCATAATCATAATTTTGTTGCAATGCTTTTAGCTTGATTTCCCCCCTCAAATGCCAGAATTTTGCCGTCTTTGATGAATTGTAGTCTTGTTATACTAGTTTAAACATGCTGAATACCCGttgtttttattgttgataACTTGATATAAACCTGCACTTTGCCCTTTCATGGTTCTTATGATCAATGCCTCCACAGCTTACTGCTACATTTTACTGTTTGCGACGTTCAAATATTGATCTTGCAAATGTGAGCTAATGCTGTGAGCATGCATTAGTTATACAACTAAATTTTGCACTTGCTATTTGTATCTGTGGAAGATGTGTTATTTGGTTTCATTATGACATTTCTGCATAGTCAGGATGTTAATATATGCAGTGTATATTCTAGAGATATACCTTTTCGTGTATGAGCATGGTAACTTGTGAGGAGATCCAATGCCCAAGATTAGTTTCAACAATGGAAGACTTCTCAGCATATTTACAAATGCCGTGTGGTATTTCTATTGCCGAATATAATAATGTTATTTTTCCACCTCAGACCACTGAgtacatgaccttagataggaggttaGTAGCTTGCTTATTAAGGTAGAAGGTAGTCGGGAGCACTTTATATGTCCTAGTGTTAGGCTTACTCATGTAGTGTTTTTTTTTGATATCTATTACCTTAATGGCGctatttttccctttttgtGTGCTTTGTATTGCTTTCTGTATTTGTTGTCATGTTTTCTTTATTGCCGTATTCCCTCGTTCACAAGTATTTTGATTTGATGCACATGAGTTGAGGGTGTTTTATAAACAATCTCTCTACCCCCAATTGGCAGAgataaggtttgcgtacactctacaTCCTGTTTGTGGTATTACACTGTATGTTGTCATTGTGGTACTAACATAACTTCTCTTTTTGCCTTTGCTTTGGCTGTTATGTCCACTTGAGCCAAAGATTGTCTGAACACATTTTTCCAAATTTGTAAGttcctctttcttttcctcATCTAAAGCGCCAGTGACTGTGCTTCTTGAATACTCGTGTTTCTGATAATTCTTATCGTATGGAAAAGTATGCTATATAGTTATTTTCCGTATACCACACTCATTTAGTTACAGCCTACACAGGTGTCTGATCTGTTGCCATTTTTTTGTTATACCATATAAATGGAGCTTAAGACACTTTTTCATCTTACATTTAGATATTTCGTGCCCTGATAAGAAGAAAATTTAGATCTCTATTAGAAGACATGCTTGTTTGCGTTCATCATTTTCTCCCACCCTGTTATTAGGTGTTTACTGATCACACTACCTGATGGTGCGGGTTGGCTACTGTTTTCTTTTGAGAAAGTGAACAAAGCTTTCTGCAAGCCTAATAATGGCGATCCATTGTTGTAGTCGTTGACAGTAGAGCTGAATGTGTTTTGTTCCCCAATTGTGGTGAGTAACTAGTCTTTGCATGCTGTGTTTACTGCTTTATGCAAAACAGAGCTCTTCGTCTTTGTGTTCTTTTTTTACTCTCTCACCCATGGAAATTTATCCCCCTTTCGACATCCTAACATCTACTTATTGGATGGGGTAAAAAAGTAGTCTTCACGGATAAATTGTAgattacacacctaaactacTTAGTCTCTTTCCATGCATGTTGTCTTGTCAATTATCGATAATATCTTCCTTCCTTTTGAACAATTAATGATTAATGACCGTCCAAATCTAAAGTGGGGTAGCTCCCTATAAAGATAATTGGTCTAGGTATTTGGTTCAGTTCTTGAAACATTAGTAAAAGATCTTCTCATCATACCAAGTTCCATTGCCAAATGGCACCAAAATTCAAATTACTTCAAGTGTAGGATACACATTCCTTATCTTGAATTTTGACTCTGTTTACATCACTACAAAAGTTTATTTCTTCGTGATTTTATTCTTGGATTTTCTAATGGTCACGACTTGgaacattttttttcaatttttcatgagGTTCTTTGTGTCTTTCCAATTTAGTGAACAAAGTTACTCAAAGCCTATGTTGATGGGATGTAATAAATAGATATATGTTCAATTGAATAGTTAGAATATGCGCAAGTTAATTCAAATACTATCATTATACAAAAAGTAGTGTTTACTTACGTATCGTACTCCGTGCAACTATCTCCGTGCAACTATGATTGTTTATCCGAAGGATCAAGTTAGAAGGTAGGAAATGGGTGATTTGTTAGGATTCAGTTCTTTAATTGGGTAATTGACTTGGTGAATCGGCTCTTACGTTCTGCGTTTGTAAAATGAATTCCACCCTACACTTGTTCACTAACTATGACAGTTTATTGGGACTTCTTTTCCCCTTCAATTTTGTCTGGATACATAATTACTGGTTTTCAATTTAGTGAATATTCTATTCTTTTACTAGATAATTGTCTTTGTGAATTGGCTCTTACGTTCCATATTTGTGGAATCAACTCCAAGTTACACTTGTTCACTAATTTTGATGGTTCCCCAAGTCTTTTTTTTGCTCACTCATAGGGGTTGAGATTCCCACAAACAAGGCATGGTCGACTGTTTGAATGATACTTAATTCATAAAAAATGGACACTCGACAAAGTCGACTTTTGACATTTCAATCAAAAACCCCTTTTTAAAGAAATTGTGACGATTAATACAGAGGAATTTCtatgaaaaacttgaaataatTCACAATATTGACTTGGATATGAAATTACTGGCGTTCATTTAACTGGATAATTGTCTTTGTGAATTGGCTCATGCGTTCTGCATTTGTGGGATCTACTCCAAGTTACCCTTGTTCACTAATTATAACGGTTTTCCATGTCTTTTTTTCTGCTGAGACTCCCACAAAGCAAGGCATAGTAGACTGTTTGAATGATACTTGATTTATAATAAAATGATTCTTTTAAAGTTATACACACTTTCTGAATGAATGTCACACAAAATATATCactaaatttttaaaagaaagagaTGAAATTAAGCTTTAAAGTTGATAGCTTGTAACATATCTATAGTTCCATAAACTTGCAACCAAACTATCAAGtagatattatatataataattataacaataatagcTATGTAAGTGACCAGATAAACACCTCGACCAAAGTGGGCTTTTGACATTTCAATCAAAGACCCCTTTTCTAAGAAATCGACATGTGTTAGTTGAGTGAACCAATCATTCACAACAAGCCAAGCTTTAGCTTTCTAGTGGGTGCCTCTTTGTTTGCTAATTCATTTATGACATTTTCTATACACGTGGAATTGCATGAAACCGTCCAATAATATTTTCACTTTCTATATTGTGTTTGATATTTTCTCAATTCAAGAATATTCTATTTTCCTCTCCTATTTAAACCCTCAAAACCTTTTACTTTTTTATCCATCAAACCAATACTTCATACTCCAAAGCAATACAACAaactctaattaaaaaaaatactttccaGATAGTTTTAAATAATTGTGGCGTTCGAGTCAACTTTCTTTCTAAAGAAATATAATGTCTACCTTGGTTGAATTTCATGTCTCTAATGTTTTCCCATATTATAGTGTAAGAATGGCTAAAAAGATGGTCAATATGAAGCCATGGATTGAAGTTGCACCACCACTTGTTATTATTCCAACAAAGATTTCTCATTCACCAAATCTTGAGACaatcaaagaagaagaaaaaaatgaagatgaCAAAAAAGATCCCTCATTTTAGCTTTCTTCAAGAATCTCTCTAGTGTTTCTTCTTCCCTTTAAAGCCTTTTTTTTTGGGTAAAGGGGAAGAAGGGTACTACTAGCTGTAATAGTTGTTAGGGCAATGTGAGCTATCTTCAATATGagtatgtgtgtgtatatatataatggaatgaagatgtgatgagattcttcactttccaatttgtgtgtgtatgtgtaCTTAATGTCTCTATGTATTTTTTTAAGGATATGGTTGGTAACAATCTGTCATAATGGTTTCATCTCTTATGTTTATACAAAATTTCCTTATAATCTCCATTGTATAATTGATTAACAGTTTAGGTTCTATATATTAATAATGCAAAATACAACACTAACATATCTAGTGTAGTTTTACAAGTGAGGCTTAGAAAAGATAGGATGTATTCAAATCTACTTTGTCATGATTAGGATAGGTCACCAGGCCATTATTGCAGGACAAACAAAATTCCAGGTCAATTGAAGTCCATTAGTTAAATTCAGAAAAATCAACATGTAGTAATCAAAATAAACAAGCGCCAATAACCATGAATTCGTGTGTCATGATCTCCAAACGCGGAAAAATAATGTTTCTCATGGTGAGTATTGGTTGTCACGGGGCCTTTTTAAAGGGTCGACAAAATTTTAGGTCAATTCGTTTCCTCAACCAAATTCACAAAAATCAACATGTACTAATATATACTAAAAACACGATCATAATTATGAAGTCATGTTTCATGACCTGGAGATGGCAAAAAATAATGTTTGCCATAATGAGTATTCATCACCGGATCATTTTTAATGGATCAATCAAATTTTAAGTCAATCGGAGTCTGCCATTTAAATTCAAAAAGATCAACACGTACTAATACACATAAAAAAGCCTATAATCATGAGTTTGTGTTTCATGATCCCGAAATGTCAAAAAAATGACGTATGTCATAGTGAGTATTGCTCACTGGCCATTTTTAATGGAT
This region of Solanum dulcamara chromosome 9, daSolDulc1.2, whole genome shotgun sequence genomic DNA includes:
- the LOC129904350 gene encoding 60S ribosomal protein L12-like; translation: MPPKFDPSQVVEVFVRVTGGEVGAASSLAPKIGPLGLSPKKIGEDIAKETAKDWKGLRVTVKLTVQNRQAKVSVVPSAAALVIKALKEPERDRKKTKNIKHNGNISLDDVIEIAKVMQPRSMAKDLSGTVKEILGTCVSVGCTVDGKDPKDLQQEISDGDVEIPEN